Proteins from a genomic interval of Cognatishimia sp. WU-CL00825:
- a CDS encoding M20 aminoacylase family protein, translated as MAVKNRFAELHENITALRHDLHAHPEILFETHRTSALVAERLRAVGCDEVVTGIGRTGVVGVIKGQSVTSGKVVGLRADMDALPIQEATGLDYASTTEGAMHACGHDGHTAMLLGAAEYLTETRNFDGTVVLIFQPAEEGGGGGREMCQDGLMDRFGIQEVYGMHNWPGMPTGSFAIRPGPFFAATDLFEITVQGKGGHAAKPHETIDSTVMASQLVLALQTIASRNADPVDPVVISVTSFETSSKAFNVIPHAVTLRGTVRTLSKDMRQLAEERVKALCALQCESFGGQAIVDYRRGYPVMVNHPDQTEFAAQAARSVSGQCDKAPLIMGGEDFAYLLEERPGAYILVGNGDSAMVHHPAYNFNDEAIPAGCSWWAEIAEQRMPLSS; from the coding sequence ATGGCTGTTAAGAATAGATTTGCGGAACTGCATGAAAACATAACAGCCCTACGCCATGATTTGCATGCGCACCCTGAAATCCTGTTTGAGACGCACCGAACATCGGCGCTGGTGGCCGAGAGGCTGCGGGCTGTCGGCTGTGATGAGGTAGTGACCGGGATTGGCCGCACCGGGGTTGTCGGCGTCATCAAGGGCCAGTCGGTTACATCAGGCAAGGTGGTTGGGTTGCGAGCGGATATGGATGCGCTGCCCATTCAAGAGGCCACTGGGTTAGATTATGCTTCGACCACAGAGGGGGCAATGCATGCCTGTGGGCATGATGGGCACACTGCCATGTTGCTGGGCGCGGCGGAATACCTGACAGAGACCCGAAATTTTGATGGCACGGTGGTGTTGATTTTTCAGCCTGCAGAAGAAGGCGGTGGCGGCGGCCGTGAAATGTGCCAAGACGGTTTGATGGACCGGTTTGGCATTCAGGAAGTCTATGGGATGCACAATTGGCCTGGCATGCCGACGGGGTCTTTTGCCATTCGTCCGGGGCCGTTTTTTGCCGCCACAGATTTGTTTGAAATCACGGTTCAGGGCAAGGGCGGGCATGCGGCAAAACCGCATGAAACAATTGACAGCACGGTGATGGCCAGCCAGTTGGTCTTGGCACTGCAAACAATAGCCAGCCGCAATGCAGACCCGGTTGATCCTGTGGTAATCTCGGTGACATCCTTTGAAACAAGTTCGAAGGCGTTCAATGTTATCCCGCATGCGGTGACCTTGCGCGGTACCGTGCGCACCCTAAGCAAAGACATGCGGCAATTGGCAGAAGAGCGCGTCAAAGCGCTGTGTGCGCTGCAATGTGAAAGCTTTGGCGGACAGGCCATTGTGGACTATCGCCGGGGATACCCGGTGATGGTCAATCATCCGGATCAGACCGAATTTGCCGCTCAGGCAGCGCGCAGCGTGTCGGGACAATGCGACAAAGCCCCGTTGATCATGGGCGGAGAAGACTTTGCTTATTTGTTAGAAGAACGCCCTGGTGCTTATATTCTGGTGGGCAATGGTGATAGCGCGATGGTGCATCATCCGGCTTATAATTTTAACGACGAGGCCATTCCGGCAGGGTGCAGCTGGTGGGCTGAAATCGCCGAACAGCGTATGCCACTCAGCTCTTAA